In Uranotaenia lowii strain MFRU-FL chromosome 2, ASM2978415v1, whole genome shotgun sequence, one genomic interval encodes:
- the LOC129748456 gene encoding phospholipid-transporting ATPase ABCA3-like isoform X2 gives MAVASSWSKFLLLLWKNWIIQKRHYVQTAFEILIPALSCTVLILLRGLVDPEFFPESTIWRPLETDTVSHLFPDVNPTIDPPINFMIAYSPQCPLVDRLVANAALQIQEPLELQPFPNAQALENFLRNNNTLVGIEFPENYQSLATLPSKVTFALRYPSEMRTFQDTFSAFWANWATELMFAQFQIAGATYRDWHDGGYPANYHNESFIAIQSAVAKAIILEREPEMEFPKVFLRRFPYPPYYSDPLLTGLENLLPLIIVIAFFYTALNTVKYITVEKERQLKETMKIMGLSSGLHWAAWFVKSILLLSISITLITILLCAKLTTNSELAIFHYADWTVVWVYLFAYSVATICYCFMLSTFFSKANLAAGIAGLIWFIMTVPYNVAFANYEQLSLAVKLALCTFANSSMSFGFMLMMRHEGTSTGLQWSNLFEPVTVDDDFSVGYTMLMLLLDAFLYLLVALYVEQVFPGEFGVGQPWYFLFTKKYWTRKPKKSYAHKTYPTFDENQEKEPSGKHAGISIRNLRKVFNKDKTAVSGLNLNMYEDQITVLLGHNGAGKTTTMSMLTGIFAPTSGTAIINGYDITTDIDGARGSLGLCPQHNVLFDEMTVAEHIEFFSRLKGTPKSAIKDEIDRYTKLLELMDKTNKQSRTLSGGMKRKLSVGIALCGGSKVVLCDEPTSGMDPSARRALWDLLIKEKKGRTILLSTHFMDEADILGDRIAIMANGDLKAVGSSFFLKKKFGVGYRLICVKSEDCDSQKLKSLLRKYIPSIEIDTDIGTELSFVLDEKYTDIFEKMLQEVEENSASVGIRNYGISLTTMEEVFLRVGSDSYALDQNSSLKESELELAENGVSHSTIKLYEDQEKLLEGSSLTFNQIRSMFLKKILSTKRSWVQQLVQLLIPVYFISVTVAIVRSFPGIRELPPLPITITNYSETRTLLELSSSDDPIRIGYQRVFDGYSDTHTFSVISGEMIDYILALSTANIGRVNRQYMTATTAGDNTTVWFNAQGFHTAPLGISIFYNALLKLVCPDCEIVTVNKPLPYRPNTRFIQLQSGNNLGFQLSFNTGFAMSFIVAMYIMFYIKERTSRAKLLQFVSGISVFTFWCVSFIWDYFTFLITALVYLGTLAIYQEEGWATPEDLSRVLSIMVVFGFAFLPLTYLCSFWFDVPSTGFVKMMMINIFSGTICFTAVFLLKFDGFNLKDIANGLEWVFMIFPIFSLSQTLSNMNVMAATRSVCVHQCESMEFCTEELMCLMFPRCCDTQMFTWENQGVNRQIVYMTSVGAVAFIVLILIEFKFFSRIFINRCSKNPANPSRDITATMDDDVLRETERVHNLSSKEILQGNLVMKNITKYYNRFLAVDRMNLSVDHSECFGLLGVNGAGKTSTFKMLTGDENISAGEAWVKGINLNTNMNRVYRHIGYCPQFDAMLEDLTGRETLKIFGLLRGIPSNQIREASEKLALELNFMQHIDKRVKEYSGGNKRKLSTALALLANPSVIYLDEPTTGMDPGAKRHLWNVILKVKKSGKAVILTSHSMEECEALCSRLAVMVNGEFKCIGSTQHLKNKFSKGYFLTVKLKRLSESDDDSHALKEYILQNFPGAVLKEEHQDSLTYHITHSKLKWSTMFGLMEKAKKTLGIEDYALGQTSLEQVFLFFTKYQRVSD, from the exons ATGGCAGTGGCAAGTAGCTGGAGTAAATTCTTACTCCTGCTGTGGAAAAATTGGATCATTCAAAAACGACACTACGTGCAGACAGCCTTCGAAATACTCATCCCAGCGCTAAGCTGCACCGTGCTTATCTTACTCAGAGGACTAGTTGATCCGGAATTTTTCCCTGAATCTACGATATGGAGACCTCTGGAAACAGATACTGTATCACATTTATT CCCAGATGTGAATCCAACAATCGACCCTCCAATCAACTTTATGATAGCGTATTCGCCGCAGTGCCCTTTGGTGGATAGACTCGTTGCAAATGCGGCACTTCAAATACAAGAACCTCTGGAACTTCAACCGTTCCCGAATGCCCAAGCCTTGGAGAATTTCTTGCGCAACAACAACACCTTGGTGGGGATAGAATTTCCCGAAAACTACCAATCACTGGCTACGTTGCCAAGCAAAGTGACTTTTGCCCTACGGTACCCATCGGAAATGCGAACGTTTCAGGACACTTTCAGTGCCTTCTGGGCTAATTGGGCAACGGAGCTGATGTTTGCACAGTTTCAAATAGCAGGTGCCACCTACCGCGATTGGCATGACGGAGGCTATCCGGCTAACTACCACAACGAATCCTTCATAGCCATACAGAGTGCAGTGGCTAAGGCCATCATTCTGGAACGGGAGCCGGAGATGGAGTTTCCGAAGGTGTTTCTTAGG AGATTCCCGTATCCTCCGTACTACAGCGATCCCCTGCTGACGGGCCTGGAAAATCTGCTTCCACTGATAATTGTGATAGCCTTCTTCTACACCGCGTTGAACACCGTCAAGTACATAACGGTGGAGAAGGAACGGCAGCTGAAGGAAACAATGAAAATCATGGGTCTGTCATCTGGACTGCATTGGGCGGCCTGGTTTGTCAAAAGCATTTTACTCCTATCAATTTCGATAACGCTAATAACCATCCTCCTTTGCGCGAAATTAACGACCAACAGTGAATTGGCCATTTTCCACTACGCCGATTGGACCGTGGTTTGGGTTTATCTGTTTGCGTACAGCGTGGCGACCATTTGCTATTGCTTTATGTTGAGCACATTCTTTTCCAAAG CGAATCTTGCCGCTGGAATAGCCGGATTGATCTGGTTTATAATGACCGTGCCGTACAATGTTGCCTTTGCAAACTATGAACAGCTTTCGTTGGCCGTAAAACTAGCGCTGTGCACATTTGCTAATTCATCAATGTCTTTCGGGTTCATGTTGATGATGAGACATGAGGGAACTTCAACCGGACTGCAGTGGTCTAATTTGTTCGAACCAGTTACGGTGGATGACGATTTTTCGGTTGGATACACTATGCTTATGCTTTTGCTAGATGCTTTTCTGTATCTGCTGGTGGCTTTATACGTGGAACAAGTTTTCCCGGGGGAGTTCGGGGTAGGTCAACCATGGTACTTTTTGTTCACGAAAAAATACTGGACAAGAAAACCAAAGAAGTCCTACGCGCACAAAACATATCCCACATTTGATGAGAACCAGGAGAAAGAGCCTTCGGGGAAACACGCCGGTATCAGCATACGAAATCTGAGGAAAGTTTTTAACAAAGATAAAACTGCCGTCAGTGGACTGAATTTGAATATGTACGAAGATCAAATAACGGTTTTGCTTGGACATAATGGAGCTGGCAAGACAACGACCATGTCAATGTTGACAGGAATATTTGCTCCAACATCAGGAACAGCAATAATCAACGGCTACGATATCACCACTGATATTGACGGTGCACGGGGGTCTTTGGGTCTCTGTCCTCAACACAACGTCTTGTTTGATGAAATGACAGTTGCAGAGCATATAGAATTTTTCTCTAGGCTAAAAGGAACACCGAAATCTGCCATCAAGGATGAAATAGATCGATATACCAAGCTATTGGAACTGATGGACAAAACGAACAAACAATCACGAACTTTATCTGGGGGTATGAAACGAAAACTATCCGTTGGCATAGCTCTTTGTGGAGGATCTAAAGTGGTGTTATGTGATGAACCAACATCTGGAATGGATCCATCAGCAAGGCGTGCGCTGTGGGATTTGCTGATAAAGGAAAAGAAAGGTCGAACTATACTACTGTCGACACACTTTATGGACGAAGCAGATATTCTCGGAGATAGAATCGCGATCATGGCTAATGGCGATTTGAAAGCCGTTGGGTCGTCGTTTTTCTTGAAGAAAAAGTTTGGTGTCGGTTACAGATTAATATGCGTGAAAAGCGAAGATTGCGACAGCCAAAAGTTGAAGTCTCTTTTGAGAAAGTATATACCAAGCATTGAAATTGACACCGACATAGGAACAGAGTTGTCATTTGTGCTGGACGAGAAGTACACggacatatttgaaaaaatgcttcaaGAGGTGGAAGAAAATTCAGCTTCTGTGGGAATACGGAACTATGGAATTTCTCTCACAACCATGGAAGAAGTTTTCTTACg AGTTGGCAGTGATTCTTATGCCCTGGACCAGAATTCCTCTTTAAAAGAAAGCGAGCTTGAACTAGCAGAAAATGGAGTATCTCATTCAACTATCAAAC TGTATGAAGACCAGGAAAAACTGCTGGAAGGCTCAAGCCTAACCTTTAATCAAATACGATCCATGTTCCTAAAGAAGATCCTATCGACCAAACGCAGTTGGGTGCAACAGCTCGTACAGCTGCTGATTCCGGTTTATTTTATCTCCGTTACGGTTGCAATTGTCCGCTCGTTTCCCGGCATCCGAGAATTGCCTCCACTTCCGATCACCATCACAAATTACTCGGAAACGCGAACTCTACTGGAACTTAGCTCTTCAGATGATCCCATACGAATTGGATATCAGCGAGTTTTCGACGGATATTCGGACACTCATACATTTTCAGTGATATCCGGAGAGATGATCGATTATATTTTAGCATTG TCAACCGCTAACATTGGTCGAGTCAATCGACAGTATATGACGGCCACAACCGCAGGGGATAATACGACGGTTTGGTTCAATGCTCAAGGTTTCCACACCGCACCTTTGGGGATAAGCATATTCTACAACGCCTTGTTGAAGCTCGTATGTCCGGATTGTGAAATTGTCACCGTAAATAAACCGTTGCCTTACAGACCCAACACGAGG TTCATTCAACTTCAATCTGGAAACAATCTTGGATTTCAACTATCGTTCAACACTGGATTTGCCATGTCTTTCATCGTGGCcatgtatataatgttctataTCAAGGAAAGGACATCTCGAGCTAAACTGTTACAGTTTGTCAGTGGCATCAGTGTGTTCACCTTCTGGTGCGTATCGTTTATCTGGGACTATTTCACCTTCTTGATAACAGCGCTGGTGTATCTGGGAACTCTGGCCATATATCAAGAAGAAGGCTGGGCCACCCCCGAAGATCTGAGTCGAGTTCTATCGATAATGGTTGTCTTCGGATTTGCCTTTCTTCCCTTGACTTATCTATGCTCGTTCTGGTTTGACGTCCCATCAACGGGTTTtgtcaaaatgatgatgatcaacATATTCAGTGGAACCATATGCTTTACGGCCGTGTTTCTGCTGAAATTTGATGGCTTCAATTTGAAAGACATAGCCAATGGATTGGAGTGGGTGTTTATGATTTTCCCAATATTTTCACTCAGCCAAACACTAAGTAATATGAATGTGATGGCTGCCACCAGATCGGTTTGCGTACATCAGTGTGAATCGATGGAGTTTTGTACGGAAGAGCTGATGTGCCTGATGTTTCCCAGGTGTTGTGATACTCAAATGTTCACCTGGGAAAATCAAGGAGTCAATAGGCAAATCGTTTACATGACCAGCGTTGGAGCTGTAGCTTTCATTGTGCTCATTTTGAtagagtttaaatttttctcacgTATATTTATCAATCGGTGCAGTAAAAATCCAGCAAATCCCTCAAGAGATATCACAGCTACAATGGATGATGATGTTTTGAGAGAGACGGAACGTGTTCACAATCTTTCCAGCAAAGAGATTCTCCAAGGCAATTtggtgatgaaaaatattacCAAATACTACAACCGATTTTTAGCAGTCGATCGAATGAATCTATCAGTTGATCATTCGGAATGTTTCGGCTTATTAGGAGTTAACGGAGCTGGCAAAACTTCCACCTTTAAAATGCTGACGGGAGATGAAAATATCTCGGCAGGTGAAGCTTGGGTTAAAGGAATCAATCTTAATACTAATATGAACAGAGTGTATCGGCACATCGGATACTGTCCTCAATTTGATGCCATGTTAGAAGATTTAACAGGAAGAGAAACTCTAAAAATTTTCGGTCTTTTAAGAGGAATTCCAAGCAATCAAATTAGAGAAGCTTCAGAAAAGTTAGCACTTGAGCTGAATTTCATGCAACACATCGACAAACGAGTCAAGGAGTATAGCGGAGGGAATAAGCGAAAACTTAGCACAGCTTTAGCTTTGCTAGCCAATCCTTCGGTTATCTATCTAGATGAACCAACAACGGGAATGGACCCTGGAGCTAAGCGACACCTCTGGAATGTTATacttaaagtgaaaaaatccggaaagGCTGTAATTCTTACATCTCACAGCATGGAAGAATGTGAGGCTCTATGTTCGCGACTTGCTGTTATGGTGAACGGCGAGTTCAAATGTATCGGGTCGACGCAACATTTGaagaataaattttcgaaaGGATACTTCCTCACGGTTAAGCTGAAACGACTTTCCGAAAGCGATGATGATTCTCACGCTCTCAAGGAGTacattctacaaaatttccCGGGCGCTGTCCTAAA AGAGGAGCACCAGGATTCCCTAACCTATCACATAACTCACTCAAAACTGAAATGGTCAACCATGTTCGGGCTTATGGAAAAAGCTAAGAAGACGCTCGGCATCGAGGATTATGCGTTAGGGCAAACATCACTGGAACAGGTGTTTctgttttttacaaaataccAGCGTGTGAGTGATTGA
- the LOC129748456 gene encoding phospholipid-transporting ATPase ABCA3-like isoform X1 produces the protein MIGAPFHSFPRQMFESLSNGNLVTDFGSALEPMAVASSWSKFLLLLWKNWIIQKRHYVQTAFEILIPALSCTVLILLRGLVDPEFFPESTIWRPLETDTVSHLFPDVNPTIDPPINFMIAYSPQCPLVDRLVANAALQIQEPLELQPFPNAQALENFLRNNNTLVGIEFPENYQSLATLPSKVTFALRYPSEMRTFQDTFSAFWANWATELMFAQFQIAGATYRDWHDGGYPANYHNESFIAIQSAVAKAIILEREPEMEFPKVFLRRFPYPPYYSDPLLTGLENLLPLIIVIAFFYTALNTVKYITVEKERQLKETMKIMGLSSGLHWAAWFVKSILLLSISITLITILLCAKLTTNSELAIFHYADWTVVWVYLFAYSVATICYCFMLSTFFSKANLAAGIAGLIWFIMTVPYNVAFANYEQLSLAVKLALCTFANSSMSFGFMLMMRHEGTSTGLQWSNLFEPVTVDDDFSVGYTMLMLLLDAFLYLLVALYVEQVFPGEFGVGQPWYFLFTKKYWTRKPKKSYAHKTYPTFDENQEKEPSGKHAGISIRNLRKVFNKDKTAVSGLNLNMYEDQITVLLGHNGAGKTTTMSMLTGIFAPTSGTAIINGYDITTDIDGARGSLGLCPQHNVLFDEMTVAEHIEFFSRLKGTPKSAIKDEIDRYTKLLELMDKTNKQSRTLSGGMKRKLSVGIALCGGSKVVLCDEPTSGMDPSARRALWDLLIKEKKGRTILLSTHFMDEADILGDRIAIMANGDLKAVGSSFFLKKKFGVGYRLICVKSEDCDSQKLKSLLRKYIPSIEIDTDIGTELSFVLDEKYTDIFEKMLQEVEENSASVGIRNYGISLTTMEEVFLRVGSDSYALDQNSSLKESELELAENGVSHSTIKLYEDQEKLLEGSSLTFNQIRSMFLKKILSTKRSWVQQLVQLLIPVYFISVTVAIVRSFPGIRELPPLPITITNYSETRTLLELSSSDDPIRIGYQRVFDGYSDTHTFSVISGEMIDYILALSTANIGRVNRQYMTATTAGDNTTVWFNAQGFHTAPLGISIFYNALLKLVCPDCEIVTVNKPLPYRPNTRFIQLQSGNNLGFQLSFNTGFAMSFIVAMYIMFYIKERTSRAKLLQFVSGISVFTFWCVSFIWDYFTFLITALVYLGTLAIYQEEGWATPEDLSRVLSIMVVFGFAFLPLTYLCSFWFDVPSTGFVKMMMINIFSGTICFTAVFLLKFDGFNLKDIANGLEWVFMIFPIFSLSQTLSNMNVMAATRSVCVHQCESMEFCTEELMCLMFPRCCDTQMFTWENQGVNRQIVYMTSVGAVAFIVLILIEFKFFSRIFINRCSKNPANPSRDITATMDDDVLRETERVHNLSSKEILQGNLVMKNITKYYNRFLAVDRMNLSVDHSECFGLLGVNGAGKTSTFKMLTGDENISAGEAWVKGINLNTNMNRVYRHIGYCPQFDAMLEDLTGRETLKIFGLLRGIPSNQIREASEKLALELNFMQHIDKRVKEYSGGNKRKLSTALALLANPSVIYLDEPTTGMDPGAKRHLWNVILKVKKSGKAVILTSHSMEECEALCSRLAVMVNGEFKCIGSTQHLKNKFSKGYFLTVKLKRLSESDDDSHALKEYILQNFPGAVLKEEHQDSLTYHITHSKLKWSTMFGLMEKAKKTLGIEDYALGQTSLEQVFLFFTKYQRVSD, from the exons ATGATTGGCGCTCCATTCCATTCATTTCCCCGACAAATGTTTGAAAGTTTGAGCAACGGTAATCTGGTAACTGATTTCG GAAGTGCACTCGAACCAATGGCAGTGGCAAGTAGCTGGAGTAAATTCTTACTCCTGCTGTGGAAAAATTGGATCATTCAAAAACGACACTACGTGCAGACAGCCTTCGAAATACTCATCCCAGCGCTAAGCTGCACCGTGCTTATCTTACTCAGAGGACTAGTTGATCCGGAATTTTTCCCTGAATCTACGATATGGAGACCTCTGGAAACAGATACTGTATCACATTTATT CCCAGATGTGAATCCAACAATCGACCCTCCAATCAACTTTATGATAGCGTATTCGCCGCAGTGCCCTTTGGTGGATAGACTCGTTGCAAATGCGGCACTTCAAATACAAGAACCTCTGGAACTTCAACCGTTCCCGAATGCCCAAGCCTTGGAGAATTTCTTGCGCAACAACAACACCTTGGTGGGGATAGAATTTCCCGAAAACTACCAATCACTGGCTACGTTGCCAAGCAAAGTGACTTTTGCCCTACGGTACCCATCGGAAATGCGAACGTTTCAGGACACTTTCAGTGCCTTCTGGGCTAATTGGGCAACGGAGCTGATGTTTGCACAGTTTCAAATAGCAGGTGCCACCTACCGCGATTGGCATGACGGAGGCTATCCGGCTAACTACCACAACGAATCCTTCATAGCCATACAGAGTGCAGTGGCTAAGGCCATCATTCTGGAACGGGAGCCGGAGATGGAGTTTCCGAAGGTGTTTCTTAGG AGATTCCCGTATCCTCCGTACTACAGCGATCCCCTGCTGACGGGCCTGGAAAATCTGCTTCCACTGATAATTGTGATAGCCTTCTTCTACACCGCGTTGAACACCGTCAAGTACATAACGGTGGAGAAGGAACGGCAGCTGAAGGAAACAATGAAAATCATGGGTCTGTCATCTGGACTGCATTGGGCGGCCTGGTTTGTCAAAAGCATTTTACTCCTATCAATTTCGATAACGCTAATAACCATCCTCCTTTGCGCGAAATTAACGACCAACAGTGAATTGGCCATTTTCCACTACGCCGATTGGACCGTGGTTTGGGTTTATCTGTTTGCGTACAGCGTGGCGACCATTTGCTATTGCTTTATGTTGAGCACATTCTTTTCCAAAG CGAATCTTGCCGCTGGAATAGCCGGATTGATCTGGTTTATAATGACCGTGCCGTACAATGTTGCCTTTGCAAACTATGAACAGCTTTCGTTGGCCGTAAAACTAGCGCTGTGCACATTTGCTAATTCATCAATGTCTTTCGGGTTCATGTTGATGATGAGACATGAGGGAACTTCAACCGGACTGCAGTGGTCTAATTTGTTCGAACCAGTTACGGTGGATGACGATTTTTCGGTTGGATACACTATGCTTATGCTTTTGCTAGATGCTTTTCTGTATCTGCTGGTGGCTTTATACGTGGAACAAGTTTTCCCGGGGGAGTTCGGGGTAGGTCAACCATGGTACTTTTTGTTCACGAAAAAATACTGGACAAGAAAACCAAAGAAGTCCTACGCGCACAAAACATATCCCACATTTGATGAGAACCAGGAGAAAGAGCCTTCGGGGAAACACGCCGGTATCAGCATACGAAATCTGAGGAAAGTTTTTAACAAAGATAAAACTGCCGTCAGTGGACTGAATTTGAATATGTACGAAGATCAAATAACGGTTTTGCTTGGACATAATGGAGCTGGCAAGACAACGACCATGTCAATGTTGACAGGAATATTTGCTCCAACATCAGGAACAGCAATAATCAACGGCTACGATATCACCACTGATATTGACGGTGCACGGGGGTCTTTGGGTCTCTGTCCTCAACACAACGTCTTGTTTGATGAAATGACAGTTGCAGAGCATATAGAATTTTTCTCTAGGCTAAAAGGAACACCGAAATCTGCCATCAAGGATGAAATAGATCGATATACCAAGCTATTGGAACTGATGGACAAAACGAACAAACAATCACGAACTTTATCTGGGGGTATGAAACGAAAACTATCCGTTGGCATAGCTCTTTGTGGAGGATCTAAAGTGGTGTTATGTGATGAACCAACATCTGGAATGGATCCATCAGCAAGGCGTGCGCTGTGGGATTTGCTGATAAAGGAAAAGAAAGGTCGAACTATACTACTGTCGACACACTTTATGGACGAAGCAGATATTCTCGGAGATAGAATCGCGATCATGGCTAATGGCGATTTGAAAGCCGTTGGGTCGTCGTTTTTCTTGAAGAAAAAGTTTGGTGTCGGTTACAGATTAATATGCGTGAAAAGCGAAGATTGCGACAGCCAAAAGTTGAAGTCTCTTTTGAGAAAGTATATACCAAGCATTGAAATTGACACCGACATAGGAACAGAGTTGTCATTTGTGCTGGACGAGAAGTACACggacatatttgaaaaaatgcttcaaGAGGTGGAAGAAAATTCAGCTTCTGTGGGAATACGGAACTATGGAATTTCTCTCACAACCATGGAAGAAGTTTTCTTACg AGTTGGCAGTGATTCTTATGCCCTGGACCAGAATTCCTCTTTAAAAGAAAGCGAGCTTGAACTAGCAGAAAATGGAGTATCTCATTCAACTATCAAAC TGTATGAAGACCAGGAAAAACTGCTGGAAGGCTCAAGCCTAACCTTTAATCAAATACGATCCATGTTCCTAAAGAAGATCCTATCGACCAAACGCAGTTGGGTGCAACAGCTCGTACAGCTGCTGATTCCGGTTTATTTTATCTCCGTTACGGTTGCAATTGTCCGCTCGTTTCCCGGCATCCGAGAATTGCCTCCACTTCCGATCACCATCACAAATTACTCGGAAACGCGAACTCTACTGGAACTTAGCTCTTCAGATGATCCCATACGAATTGGATATCAGCGAGTTTTCGACGGATATTCGGACACTCATACATTTTCAGTGATATCCGGAGAGATGATCGATTATATTTTAGCATTG TCAACCGCTAACATTGGTCGAGTCAATCGACAGTATATGACGGCCACAACCGCAGGGGATAATACGACGGTTTGGTTCAATGCTCAAGGTTTCCACACCGCACCTTTGGGGATAAGCATATTCTACAACGCCTTGTTGAAGCTCGTATGTCCGGATTGTGAAATTGTCACCGTAAATAAACCGTTGCCTTACAGACCCAACACGAGG TTCATTCAACTTCAATCTGGAAACAATCTTGGATTTCAACTATCGTTCAACACTGGATTTGCCATGTCTTTCATCGTGGCcatgtatataatgttctataTCAAGGAAAGGACATCTCGAGCTAAACTGTTACAGTTTGTCAGTGGCATCAGTGTGTTCACCTTCTGGTGCGTATCGTTTATCTGGGACTATTTCACCTTCTTGATAACAGCGCTGGTGTATCTGGGAACTCTGGCCATATATCAAGAAGAAGGCTGGGCCACCCCCGAAGATCTGAGTCGAGTTCTATCGATAATGGTTGTCTTCGGATTTGCCTTTCTTCCCTTGACTTATCTATGCTCGTTCTGGTTTGACGTCCCATCAACGGGTTTtgtcaaaatgatgatgatcaacATATTCAGTGGAACCATATGCTTTACGGCCGTGTTTCTGCTGAAATTTGATGGCTTCAATTTGAAAGACATAGCCAATGGATTGGAGTGGGTGTTTATGATTTTCCCAATATTTTCACTCAGCCAAACACTAAGTAATATGAATGTGATGGCTGCCACCAGATCGGTTTGCGTACATCAGTGTGAATCGATGGAGTTTTGTACGGAAGAGCTGATGTGCCTGATGTTTCCCAGGTGTTGTGATACTCAAATGTTCACCTGGGAAAATCAAGGAGTCAATAGGCAAATCGTTTACATGACCAGCGTTGGAGCTGTAGCTTTCATTGTGCTCATTTTGAtagagtttaaatttttctcacgTATATTTATCAATCGGTGCAGTAAAAATCCAGCAAATCCCTCAAGAGATATCACAGCTACAATGGATGATGATGTTTTGAGAGAGACGGAACGTGTTCACAATCTTTCCAGCAAAGAGATTCTCCAAGGCAATTtggtgatgaaaaatattacCAAATACTACAACCGATTTTTAGCAGTCGATCGAATGAATCTATCAGTTGATCATTCGGAATGTTTCGGCTTATTAGGAGTTAACGGAGCTGGCAAAACTTCCACCTTTAAAATGCTGACGGGAGATGAAAATATCTCGGCAGGTGAAGCTTGGGTTAAAGGAATCAATCTTAATACTAATATGAACAGAGTGTATCGGCACATCGGATACTGTCCTCAATTTGATGCCATGTTAGAAGATTTAACAGGAAGAGAAACTCTAAAAATTTTCGGTCTTTTAAGAGGAATTCCAAGCAATCAAATTAGAGAAGCTTCAGAAAAGTTAGCACTTGAGCTGAATTTCATGCAACACATCGACAAACGAGTCAAGGAGTATAGCGGAGGGAATAAGCGAAAACTTAGCACAGCTTTAGCTTTGCTAGCCAATCCTTCGGTTATCTATCTAGATGAACCAACAACGGGAATGGACCCTGGAGCTAAGCGACACCTCTGGAATGTTATacttaaagtgaaaaaatccggaaagGCTGTAATTCTTACATCTCACAGCATGGAAGAATGTGAGGCTCTATGTTCGCGACTTGCTGTTATGGTGAACGGCGAGTTCAAATGTATCGGGTCGACGCAACATTTGaagaataaattttcgaaaGGATACTTCCTCACGGTTAAGCTGAAACGACTTTCCGAAAGCGATGATGATTCTCACGCTCTCAAGGAGTacattctacaaaatttccCGGGCGCTGTCCTAAA AGAGGAGCACCAGGATTCCCTAACCTATCACATAACTCACTCAAAACTGAAATGGTCAACCATGTTCGGGCTTATGGAAAAAGCTAAGAAGACGCTCGGCATCGAGGATTATGCGTTAGGGCAAACATCACTGGAACAGGTGTTTctgttttttacaaaataccAGCGTGTGAGTGATTGA